The sequence gtttatatttcttttcctccatacgcctctgctgtctccttctggtttctctcctccgctggttcttctcTCTTCcgcaacctcggtgtgttttcctccacaattcttctggaatttgtgaagatctcgtggtcagagagatcagctgatcactcgtgtagccaaaacggctaccaacggccaccAACGGCCAgccggcagagttaaagtagtactttcacagcaaaaagatgacaagagctccctccaccagcatgtattggagagggaacgtctggtaacatattaccagcaaaaaaaggaaaacaaataattaaaaagacagttaaaagtaagaaaaaataagaaaacgagcaggagcaatcgtaacaggctGCATATACTTCCGCACATGCGCACTGGAacatgatagatagatagatcctTACCGATGTTCTTGAGTTTAATGTTAGAGCTAGCCCCAGATAGCGTAGCCGGTCCGTAAGAGACCGTAAAACTTATTTTCATTTGGATGTTATTGGTAGAAGAAAGCTCTGTCCAGTTACCTGGAGCACGTTTTCATGTGGAGACGTTTTCTGGTCCTGTGACGTGATGCAGCTCAGAGAAAATAAGCAAAAAGTTAGTGTTTATTTCATGAACATACAAGTgactttatattatattaccattaaaggtttgtgtgtgctgtcagtTAATGAATCACAATCGGCCAATCTGTGTATCTCTAGTAATTTAATCAAGTAAGTAAATTAGCTTAGGAGGATATTAGGAGGAAATAGAGCTCATGTTGAggactatttccagcagcagtgtgtgtgtgtgtgtgtgtgtgtgtgtgtgtgtgtgttcatggtgacgTTTGGGtctttttatgggatttgttgacagcaGGAAAATCAGTGAATATCAGCAGCGTTGTCCTTTGAGAAACTTCATTAAAGGCTGTTTGTTGTTGCCGGGTGGTCTGCAGGTTAAACAGGCTGTCCGGTCATAAAAAAAGGTCACAGGTTTGATCGCTGCCACAGCTAACGTGTCAATCAACCGCCATGTGTCCCCCCCGGGCGCAACACTGAGCCATTGTGTGAGAGCCTGGAGTGTAAATCTCCGCTGTGGACAGGAAAGTCGTCCTGCTTTGTACGGCAACATGCAGCCGCAAAGTTGCGACATGTGATATGTAAGTTTGAGCGGGAACATCTAACGTACGAGATCTCGGCAATAGATTCATATCCGACGACTGGCTCGTGTTCAAAGTGGATACTCTGCCCATCATCCTTAACGAAGGGCTTAAATCTAATCAGGCGCTTCCTGTCGTTACGATACCTCCTGTTTAAAGTGAAGCGCTGGCAGCCCCTGAACAAAGTTTGGCCCAAATCCGCAAGGCTGAGAAATCCATTTTTCATACGGCTGGTTATGGGTTCGTGTCAGCcgcacttttcaaaacaaaagccacaTGTGTGTTTAATGCAAACCAGACGCATGGATGGAAGCGACCAGCCCGCAGCTGCCTGCTATGAAAAATGGCTCTGGAGGGGGTTGCGGGTGTGCGCAGTGGGGGTTATTAGTGGGTTTGGAGGCATTAACCCGCGCTCTCTCCTTTCGGCGTGACCCTGGCTGACCCCTGGCGGGCCTCGCCACAACAAAAGGGCCAAAGGGGTGAAGGCGGAAAGACGGGAGATCAAAACAGAGCCGGAgaagtgtgctgctgctgctaatctTGTCTTTTCCTTCTAGGATGTCATGCCTCAGCGTCCTCTGCTGTTCTGAGTTTACATcaattttctgctgcagttTCTGTGATGAAAAGAAGCTTGATGTTGGTGTTGAATTAATGATTAAAAGCATTCAGTTCAGGGACTATAAGCCagctttaaaggataactctggtaatttaaacctgggccctatttgtacatattttgaaGTGGTTTAGATCACCTCAGCAAACAGGCCTGTGAATAAGCTTCAAtggctgcacctgatcacagtaggtccactaaaagagcttgtttgatccactgacaggctcagagtgttattctaagtgtgtgacagcattatggaaaggatccctacagagagagacctggaagatccttttggtttaaccacaaacagccgttatattgctctctgcacacacaccagactccattcacaaaaacagtgattttacagttGCAGTACAGTAAgtgttgctggtctgctgctgcctcatttaGCTAGTTTGCTTGTGTTCTTATGCGACTgtgtggtgttttaacacattagttaagatctgaactaactctttaaaacaccagagttacaGCAACTAGATcagcaactcttgtgttctgcaaagtaaaatcatTGATTTTGTGAAggtagtctggtgtgtgtgcagagatcgatataacggctgtttgtggtttgatttagtgttttttttaatgatcttCTGCTCTAATATTCTCAAAGACTCAAAgtatttgaatacattttctaaaatgaCTCTAGAGCTCctgtagagttttttttttaaacatgctgGTTGTGGGAAAACACTCAGTCAGTCTGGTGAATTGACCCGGTCgacctcttcctctttcctccgcATTCCAGGTGCAGGTGAGAGAGTCTGCCTCTTCTTCATCGTCTCCACGGTGACCACCGTAACCAGGGTTACCACAGCCAGGTATTTCAGCCATGCAGGTGTGACTTAAAGGTTCAGGTCCAGGTTCAGACGTGGACTGATGTGACCTTCAGGAGGCGAGACAAGAAACAACTGACCTCCAGTGGTGGTGAGGAGGAAGTgcagcaatacacacacatacccacacacacacacaaacacacacacacattaaaaaatcaatattaaacaaaaaagattgAGAAAAAATATAGAAGGctatacagtatattcacacacacacaatcttgcTGTGTTGATGAGTGTTGATGTCATCAATCTGcccatcatttatttattattatcattgatGCACATTGAACATGTGAATGAAACAATAAGTAGAAATAATACAGAaagaaatacagtgaaaaaaataagttttacaataaaaaagtaaaataaataaatcttttatgCTCAAGAGCTCAAACAGCATTTGAATTTCAATTAGTAAATCCTCCTTTTTCACTAAATAGCTgatataatcaataataaaatagcacattattatatatttattaatatatatattattaatgtatAAACCAAAGATTACAAGGGCTAcaaggggaaaaacaaaaataatacatCAATAATACAAAGTCACGCATGCATACAAAGTGAAAATATAATTACTTATAATCAATTACTTATAATTACAGATAATTGATAATTTTGGAAAACAGGTGAAGTTTCCGAGCAGTCCCTGAAGGCAGCATTCCGTTAGCTTCTGAGCTCTCTTCTGTGGACTTTCTTTGAAAAATGCCCCaaaagaaagattaaaaaaaggtgaaaaaccaaagaaaaccaaaagataaataagaaaaaggGTAAATCTATAACTATGGCGGTTAAAATCTCTTCTGAAGGCAAAGCGGCGTCGTTATATTTGATACAAATTCAATATCTGGATGAGCAGTTGGAGAGGTAAGACCGTGCTAACCTAGCTAGCCTTAGCTAATTTAGCTAATGGAGCTTAGCCACATCTCAGTCCTGCTTCTCTTACAGGGAAAATAAATCCTGAATGGTTTCTTAAAACAAAAGATTATATgcaaatattcatatatttgtTAGTTTTTCTCCTTTAACCTAAAAGTATAGCTAATTAATATCTCTCTTTGTTACGTAGCCGTTAGCCAGAAtgatgctaacattagctgtgtTAGCATTAACCAGTATGTGTAACTTAAATTAATACTGTGACTTTAgagttagaaaataaatgataagTTATATTAAAATAGCGGAATAATAAAGGGAAGGAGGGATGTTTACATTAGAATACTGGATTTAAGAGTTAAGTTAATACAATAATATCAcattaatatgataaatatagaaaaaaacagTAGAATTAATATATTGTAACACATCTTATTTTATACTACTTATTGTGTTTACAGCCTAAATCCGAGTAGATTCTTGCATATGACCCCTGAACCCACGTATCCCTCTTCATCCTGCAGATGTCAGCAAAAATGTGAAGAGCTGGAGGAACAGAACACAGTCCTCAGCGCTCAGTACAGCGCGCTGGAAAAGGACAAGAAAGACACCACCGAGTACCTGAAACGCTGCCTGGCTGCAAAGGAGAAGAAGGTGGAGGAGCAGACGGAGCAGCTGGAGAGTCAGCGGTGGGCCGCGGTGCTGGACAACGAGGccctgaagctgcagcacagccgggaaatggaggagcagcagggaagAGTCAGTGAACTGGACTCAGAGAGCCGGATGTACGGTGAGACAGTCACACAATACACGTGTCTCATTTATGTGAaactcagtgtttgtgtgttatggatattattttcattattacttgagtatttttttaaatcaagtcTTTTTAAAAGTCGACAAATCGATTTTGTGACTTTGCAGACTGATGAAGGAAGACCTGCAGGCATGGAAATAGGTTGTCTGCAGTCATGGGGtcatttataaatgttttaatttacaAATGACCCCAAAAAGCACATATCACGttaaaaagatggagaaaataatgaaaatagataaataatttGGACATATAAGATGAAATAAACACGAAGGTGCACAAAATCTACAtggagggcaggaagtgaaCAGAAAATCACAACACATGTTTCTGTTATTAATTAAGTTGCCTCTTGTCGTTAACATTACTGTCGCATGCATAAAGTTATTGGGTTAACCACTGTCAGAGGGTGCTAAACATGTGGAAATCATTGCAGTTGCTTGGCAGGATAAGTTATTTACGTTTTTGCCGCTCTTCAGTGTAACTGGTAACCATGTTCATTATCGTTAATGCTTTTTGTTGTTCAGCTACAGGAACAAACTCcaacaaagcaaagacaagaAGATAATGGGTAATAGTTTTAGCCACAGGCTTGTTAGCAGGCCTGCTAGCACCAGCGCTAGCATCGTTTTGTCTCTGTCCACCGTGATGGAGTTCCCCGAGGGTTAAAAACAGTCCAAAGTTGTGCCTGCAGAAGCTGCCCATGTGACTTCACTAGTGCTAGCAGGCCTGCGGCTAAAGCTATACACAAAATCCTGAACACGAAAGTTGTGAAAAACTGTTTTAGTTCACGTTTTCAGGGACCATTCTGAACACGTATATGTGTTCAGAGACAAATCTCTGAATTTGCTTTACACAGACTTTAATGCACTCAGGCTGGATTCTTGGTGTGAAGGGTTCAGCGTGCCTGAAAGTGTTTGTGATTGTTAGAGTTAGATGTCTCAAACATCCATGGATGTTTTATAAAAACTGGACCGCCGCTCAACCTTGATTCCAGTTTTTCTCAGTGGATAAAAGAACGAAAAATCAGCTGCAGCCCAAAAAGTATTTTCTCTAAAGTCCACCATTGTAAAAAGGGGACATCTGTAAAGCTGCTGACTGGACTCTAACTTCAAATGTGGTCAGTTATCACTCTTTGTGTTGAGTATTTTCAAAACTGTGGGGGCTCCATCTTTGGTTCAGTGTAAAATCTGATTCAGGGGGCATCCGGATTTGAACCGGGGACCTCTTGATCTGCAGTCAAatgctctaccactgagctatacCCCCACATGACTGGATCATCCCTGCCTTTGTTCACACGACGAGGCCCCTTGTGTTAGCGGCAGCTCTCGTCGGACAGAATGGGCAACATTCGCTCCGGTATCCAGTTCTTACGATGCAGCAATGGGAGCATCGTCCTCAtatcctcctctccctgtttACCGCCCTGTCCTCAGTGGTTAGGtttgaggaggagaaagagcagTTGAAGCGGCTGGTGCTGGAGCTGGTCGACACTGAGCCTCTGGAGAAGCAGCTGGTCTGTCagagggaggagcaggaagcTGCCGTCCACACCCTGAAGGAGCAAATACACCTGAATCGGGAAAAGTAAAGTTATAAGACAGTTAGCGTCACATCTGTCGCTTCATGAAGTTCATCAGTGAACATTTCCCTTCCCTCCCTGCTTCCTCTGACCGACAGGTTGATTGAGATGCTAAAGAACTCCGTGGACGACTGGGTTCAGTTGAAGTCGCACGCCGttctgcaggaggagctgggagCTCAGTCCATTGCGCTGGCCGAGCGGCTCCAGTTCCTGCTGGAGGAGAACGTGGTCCTGCAGGAGGAGATCGACAACCTGCGAGGCAGAGAGCGTGAGATTGACATGGAGATAAAGGAGATAAAGGAAGAACTCAGTAAGATCATCGATGAGAGCGCCACCTGCAGCAAGGTAAGAGCAGGGCTGTTTCCTTTAGCTTCAGTTCATATAGAAATTAGTTTATATTTCTCattatattttgaattataCACTCCTGAAACATGTagcaaagtaaaaaatatgaatgtataaagGTAAATCGAGGACACGTCTGAGTCTGCAGTATCATTTTCAAAGGTTCGTTCTGCTTCTTTCTGAGTCTCGTCCGTGTTTGTCTGTGAAGCCTTCATGCAGATTTCCTGCCTGTTAAGTGTCGCCGTGAATATTTGCATTTGCAGAGCAAGATATGACGTGATATATATGCAGTCATGTTGCACAGCACCAGTTAAGAGGAGCTTCATCAACAACATCTGCAGACAAGCAGGATAAGTCTGGTTCAGGGGGCATCCGGATTTGAACCGGAGACCTCTTGATCTGCAGTCAAatgctctaccactgagctatacCC comes from Pempheris klunzingeri isolate RE-2024b chromosome 7, fPemKlu1.hap1, whole genome shotgun sequence and encodes:
- the cfap157 gene encoding cilia- and flagella-associated protein 157; translation: MAVKISSEGKAASLYLIQIQYLDEQLERCQQKCEELEEQNTVLSAQYSALEKDKKDTTEYLKRCLAAKEKKVEEQTEQLESQRWAAVLDNEALKLQHSREMEEQQGRVSELDSESRMYVVRFEEEKEQLKRLVLELVDTEPLEKQLVCQREEQEAAVHTLKEQIHLNREKLIEMLKNSVDDWVQLKSHAVLQEELGAQSIALAERLQFLLEENVVLQEEIDNLRGREREIDMEIKEIKEELSKIIDESATCSKELVQLPKKNHELRVEIKICIDDYQHILSREEDLRKRLASESKKWDGRAAEVDQLKAELQRERSRERLLEGVTQEAAIILRHILTVKTQSQDPNEPSDTQWKARRLLEVLESAAPTGPDSTLNESPERSSRGRKPQTPDPKPARRKKSSSVDPSAPDPPPEAGAEMKVSVSLFLLLDL